In Flavobacteriaceae bacterium, the following proteins share a genomic window:
- a CDS encoding sulfurtransferase yields the protein MSSININKPLVSVKWLNENLNATNLIILDATIKVVTENSSNENAIQYIPSTRFFDLKYKFSDTSAPFPNTISTETQFTKEAQNLGINRDSAIVIYDTKGIYSGPRVWWLFKTMGYHNVAVLNGGLPEWISQGYNTTSFQEYKGKQGNFVAKYSSGTMRFFDDMKLASKDSSKCIIIDARSTARFKGEVEEPRIGLRSGTIPNSFNFPYTNLFNGNVFKSDEELKQEFNKLAKLDDEIIFSCGSGITACVLALGATLSGYKSLSIYDGSWTEWGSLINE from the coding sequence ATGAGTAGTATTAATATCAATAAACCGTTAGTTTCTGTTAAATGGCTAAATGAAAATTTAAATGCTACTAATCTAATTATATTAGATGCAACAATAAAAGTGGTTACAGAAAATTCATCTAATGAAAATGCTATACAGTATATACCTTCGACACGATTTTTTGATTTAAAATATAAATTTAGCGATACATCTGCACCTTTCCCAAATACTATTTCTACCGAAACACAATTTACTAAAGAAGCTCAAAATTTAGGTATTAATAGGGATAGTGCTATTGTAATTTATGACACTAAAGGAATTTATTCCGGTCCTAGAGTATGGTGGTTATTTAAAACGATGGGATATCATAATGTAGCAGTTTTAAATGGTGGGCTTCCAGAATGGATTAGTCAGGGTTACAATACAACTTCATTTCAAGAATATAAAGGAAAACAAGGAAACTTTGTAGCTAAATATTCTTCAGGAACAATGCGATTTTTTGATGATATGAAATTAGCATCAAAAGATAGTTCTAAGTGTATTATTATCGATGCACGTTCAACCGCTAGATTTAAAGGAGAAGTTGAAGAACCTAGAATTGGATTAAGGAGTGGTACAATCCCTAATTCATTTAATTTTCCATATACTAACTTATTTAATGGTAATGTTTTTAAATCTGATGAAGAATTAAAACAAGAGTTTAACAAATTAGCAAAACTTGATGATGAAATTATTTTTAGCTGCGGTTCAGGTATTACTGCTTGTGTTTTAGCACTAGGAGCAACCCTGAGCGGTTATAAAAGTTTATCTATTTATGATGGCTCTTGGACAGAATGGGGAAGTTTAATTAATGAGTGA
- a CDS encoding glutathione synthase produces MNVCFIMYPWEQIDPENDTSLTLIKECVKRGHGVAICTPANLTIRDSVTNAFCAVIDKIDRVPTTLKAFYNKVTLREEMLPLAGFDAIFFRANPPLDPIMLNFLDSVKDDVFIVNSLEGMREANNKLYTAAFGDAHSNIIPNTHVSKNKKYLVQQIKESKADKMILKPLNGFGGSGVILIEKSAMSNINSLLDFYISSGDGESNYVILQDYIEGADEGDVRILLLNGEPVGAMKRVPGNDDHRSNVSAGGSVQRHSLTKAEKALCKQIGPKLVNDGLYFVGIDVIGGKLVEVNVMSPGGITYINKVYKNKFKVEEKVIDFLESKVLDKLQAFDRLTRLRKTVEEA; encoded by the coding sequence ATGAATGTTTGTTTTATAATGTATCCTTGGGAGCAGATAGATCCTGAAAATGATACAAGTTTGACTTTAATTAAAGAATGCGTAAAACGTGGCCATGGTGTGGCAATATGCACACCTGCAAATCTTACTATTAGAGATAGTGTTACCAATGCATTTTGTGCTGTCATTGACAAAATTGATAGAGTGCCAACTACATTAAAAGCTTTTTATAACAAAGTTACATTAAGAGAAGAAATGTTGCCACTTGCTGGATTTGATGCCATTTTTTTTAGAGCAAATCCACCATTAGATCCAATTATGTTAAACTTTTTAGACTCAGTAAAAGATGATGTCTTTATAGTTAATTCCCTAGAAGGAATGCGTGAAGCAAACAATAAATTATATACTGCAGCTTTTGGTGATGCACATAGTAATATTATACCAAATACACATGTGTCAAAAAACAAGAAATATTTGGTTCAGCAGATTAAAGAATCTAAGGCTGATAAAATGATTTTAAAACCTTTAAATGGGTTTGGGGGTTCTGGAGTTATACTTATTGAAAAATCAGCAATGAGTAATATTAATTCATTATTGGACTTTTATATTTCTAGTGGCGATGGAGAATCGAATTATGTTATTCTTCAAGATTATATTGAAGGCGCAGATGAAGGCGATGTTCGTATTTTATTATTAAACGGAGAACCTGTTGGTGCTATGAAACGTGTTCCTGGTAATGATGATCATCGTTCTAATGTATCTGCTGGTGGATCAGTACAAAGACACTCATTGACTAAAGCAGAAAAAGCATTGTGTAAACAAATAGGTCCAAAATTGGTTAATGATGGGCTATATTTTGTTGGGATAGATGTTATAGGAGGTAAATTAGTTGAAGTTAATGTCATGTCTCCTGGAGGAATTACATACATAAATAAAGTGTATAAGAATAAGTTTAAAGTTGAAGAAAAAGTTATAGATTTCTTAGAGAGTAAAGTGTTAGATAAGCTTCAAGCCTTTGATAGATTAACAAGGCTTCGTAAAACAGTAGAAGAAGCTTAA
- a CDS encoding dicarboxylate/amino acid:cation symporter, producing the protein MKKLALHWKILIGMGLGIIFGFIMNSVGGKWFVTDWIAPFGTIFINLLKLIAVPLILASLVKGISELGHISKIKAMGLRTIGIYMGTTVIAIVIGLSIVNIVKPGSGMSQDTIEKIKVTYQSSADMMVGKANMQKEAGPLQALVDIFPSNIFKALGDAKMLQIIFFALFVGVCLLLIPKKKAKPLVKFFDSMNEVVMKMVDLIMMFAPYAVFALLANVIIAFEDVEILIKLVVYALCVVGGLMLMIGVYLFLVSIYTKKSPLWFLKQISPAQLLAFSTSSSAATLPVTMERVEEHIGVDKEVSSFVLPVGATINMDGTSLYQAIAAVFIMQVIWPEGLTFTNQLVIILTALLASIGSAAVPSAGMVMLVIVLEAVGFPAELLPIGLALIFAVDRPLDMCRTTVNVTGDATVSMMVAKSLGKLHDPKPKNWDDNYEEVK; encoded by the coding sequence ATGAAAAAACTTGCATTGCATTGGAAAATTTTAATAGGAATGGGCCTTGGTATCATTTTTGGATTTATTATGAATTCAGTAGGTGGAAAATGGTTTGTAACAGATTGGATTGCACCTTTTGGAACAATTTTTATTAATCTTTTAAAATTAATTGCTGTACCACTAATACTAGCTTCTCTTGTTAAGGGAATTTCAGAATTAGGGCACATTTCAAAGATTAAAGCAATGGGTTTGCGCACGATTGGTATATATATGGGTACTACTGTAATTGCAATTGTAATTGGATTAAGTATTGTAAATATTGTTAAGCCTGGTTCAGGAATGTCTCAAGATACTATCGAGAAAATTAAAGTTACTTATCAAAGCTCTGCAGATATGATGGTGGGTAAGGCAAATATGCAAAAAGAAGCTGGACCACTTCAAGCTTTAGTTGATATATTTCCTAGCAATATTTTTAAAGCATTAGGTGATGCTAAAATGCTTCAAATTATCTTTTTTGCACTCTTTGTGGGCGTATGTTTATTATTGATTCCAAAGAAAAAAGCTAAACCTTTAGTTAAGTTTTTTGACTCTATGAATGAAGTTGTAATGAAAATGGTAGATTTAATTATGATGTTTGCTCCGTATGCAGTCTTTGCTCTTTTAGCAAATGTTATAATTGCTTTTGAAGATGTAGAAATTTTAATTAAATTAGTAGTTTATGCGCTTTGCGTTGTTGGAGGCTTAATGTTAATGATAGGTGTGTATTTATTCTTGGTAAGCATATACACAAAAAAATCACCATTATGGTTTTTAAAACAGATAAGCCCTGCTCAACTTTTAGCATTTTCTACAAGTAGTAGTGCTGCTACCTTACCAGTTACGATGGAACGTGTAGAAGAGCATATTGGTGTAGATAAAGAAGTTTCTAGTTTTGTTCTTCCAGTTGGAGCTACTATTAATATGGATGGTACAAGCTTGTATCAAGCCATAGCTGCTGTGTTCATAATGCAAGTAATTTGGCCAGAAGGTTTAACCTTTACAAATCAGTTGGTTATTATTTTAACAGCATTGTTGGCATCTATAGGTAGCGCTGCAGTACCAAGTGCCGGAATGGTAATGTTAGTTATTGTATTAGAAGCTGTTGGTTTTCCAGCAGAATTATTACCAATAGGACTTGCATTAATTTTTGCTGTAGATAGACCTTTAGATATGTGTAGAACAACAGTTAACGTTACTGGTGATGCCACAGTGTCTATGATGGTAGCAAAATCTTTAGGAAAATTACATGACCCAAAACCTAAAAACTGGGATGATAATTATGAAGAGGTAAAATAA
- a CDS encoding chorismate synthase produces the protein MAGNSFGNIFKLTTFGESHGPAIGGIIDGCPSGLKLDFEAIQKELNRRKPGQSEIVTQRKEPDEVKFLSGIFEGKTTGTSIGFIIENANQKSKDYSHIKEVYRPSHADFTYDQKYGHRDYRGGGRSSARETASRVVAGAIAKQFLNTIKINAFTSSVGDISVNKPYQELDFNHIESNVVRCPDSETAELMISKIKDIRKQGDTIGGTVKCVIQNIPIGLGEPVFDKLHAELGKAMLSINAVKGFEYGSGFEGAKMKGSQHNDLFNSDGTTKTNLSGGVQGGISNGMDVYFHVAFKPVATIMQKQNTINKERNIVEMQGKGRHDPCVVPRAIPIVEAMAALVIADYMLLNKIYK, from the coding sequence ATGGCTGGAAACTCCTTTGGAAACATATTTAAATTAACCACATTTGGCGAATCACATGGACCAGCTATTGGTGGAATTATAGATGGTTGCCCATCAGGTTTAAAGTTAGATTTTGAAGCGATTCAAAAAGAATTGAATAGGCGCAAACCTGGTCAATCAGAAATTGTCACACAACGAAAAGAACCAGACGAAGTTAAGTTTTTATCTGGAATTTTTGAAGGAAAAACTACAGGAACCTCTATCGGTTTTATTATAGAAAATGCCAATCAGAAATCTAAAGATTATTCTCATATAAAAGAAGTATATCGTCCGAGTCATGCAGATTTTACATATGATCAAAAATATGGACATCGTGATTATAGAGGTGGTGGTCGTAGTTCGGCCAGAGAAACAGCTTCTAGGGTAGTGGCAGGTGCTATTGCTAAACAATTTCTGAATACAATTAAGATTAATGCATTTACATCCTCTGTAGGTGATATTTCTGTAAATAAACCTTATCAAGAATTAGATTTTAATCATATTGAATCAAATGTGGTACGCTGTCCAGATAGTGAAACAGCAGAATTAATGATTTCTAAAATTAAAGATATTCGTAAACAAGGAGATACAATAGGTGGTACTGTTAAATGCGTTATTCAAAATATACCTATAGGCTTAGGAGAACCAGTTTTTGATAAATTACATGCAGAGTTAGGTAAAGCAATGTTGTCTATTAATGCTGTAAAAGGATTTGAATATGGTAGCGGATTTGAGGGTGCTAAAATGAAAGGGAGTCAACATAATGATCTTTTTAACTCTGACGGTACAACAAAAACTAACCTTTCAGGTGGAGTACAAGGAGGTATAAGTAACGGGATGGATGTTTATTTTCATGTAGCATTTAAACCTGTTGCAACTATTATGCAAAAGCAAAATACAATAAATAAAGAAAGGAATATTGTTGAGATGCAGGGTAAAGGACGCCATGATCCTTGCGTAGTCCCTAGAGCTATACCTATAGTTGAAGCAATGGCAGCGTTAGTAATTGCAGATTATATGCTGTTAAATAAAATATACAAATAA
- the bshA gene encoding N-acetyl-alpha-D-glucosaminyl L-malate synthase BshA, producing the protein MKIGIVCYPTFGGSGVVATELGLELSKRGHEIHFITYSQPVRLELLSNNVHYHEVNVPEYPLFHYQPYELALSSKLVDMVKLHGIEVLHVHYAIPHAYAGYMAKKMLQEEGINLPIVTTLHGTDITLVGSHPFYKPAVTFSINKSDAVTSVSKSLKDDTLRLFNITNTIKVVPNFIDTEKYRSDYTDCQREMMATNDEKIITHISNFRPVKRISDVINIFNEVQKKIPSKLMMVGDGPERLPAENLARQLGIEDKVIFFGKSREIDKILCFSDLFLLPSETESFGLAALEAMASGVPVVSSNTGGIPEVNKHKITGFTSNVGDIEDMSKNAIHILGDEDVLNAFKTNAKNEAKYYDIYTVVAQYEKIYEDVLKTVII; encoded by the coding sequence ATGAAAATAGGAATAGTATGTTATCCAACTTTTGGAGGTAGTGGTGTTGTTGCTACTGAACTAGGTTTAGAATTATCTAAGCGCGGTCATGAAATTCATTTTATTACATATAGTCAACCAGTTAGATTAGAGTTGTTAAGCAATAATGTACATTATCATGAAGTTAATGTGCCAGAATATCCATTGTTTCATTATCAACCATATGAATTAGCACTGTCTAGTAAACTAGTAGATATGGTAAAACTACATGGTATTGAAGTTTTGCATGTACATTATGCAATCCCTCATGCTTATGCTGGTTATATGGCAAAGAAGATGCTTCAAGAAGAAGGAATAAACCTTCCAATTGTAACTACTCTTCATGGTACAGATATTACTTTAGTTGGAAGTCATCCATTTTATAAACCTGCAGTGACCTTTAGTATTAATAAATCTGATGCAGTAACTTCTGTATCAAAGAGTTTAAAGGATGATACACTTCGTCTTTTTAATATAACTAATACTATTAAAGTAGTACCAAACTTTATTGATACAGAAAAGTATAGATCTGATTATACAGATTGCCAACGTGAAATGATGGCTACTAATGATGAAAAAATCATTACTCATATTAGTAATTTCAGACCAGTTAAACGTATAAGTGATGTTATAAATATTTTTAACGAGGTTCAGAAAAAAATACCTTCAAAACTAATGATGGTAGGAGATGGTCCAGAACGTTTGCCAGCAGAAAATTTAGCACGACAATTAGGTATTGAAGATAAAGTCATTTTTTTTGGTAAGAGCCGTGAAATTGATAAAATTTTGTGCTTTTCAGATCTATTTTTATTGCCATCAGAAACAGAAAGTTTTGGATTAGCAGCATTAGAAGCTATGGCATCTGGAGTACCTGTAGTGTCAAGTAATACAGGAGGTATTCCTGAAGTGAATAAACACAAAATAACAGGATTTACTAGTAATGTTGGAGATATAGAAGATATGTCTAAAAATGCAATTCATATTCTTGGAGACGAAGATGTTTTAAATGCATTTAAAACAAATGCTAAAAATGAAGCTAAATACTATGATATTTATACTGTTGTAGCACAATATGAAAAAATATATGAAGATGTTTTAAAAACAGTTATCATTTAA
- a CDS encoding beta-N-acetylglucosaminidase, translated as MRIYITLVITLLFSNIIFGQETKDPLLAKDTLLQQKWVDSIYTNMSLQEKVGQLYMLQVFSNQDAATKAATIKLIKNNHIGGLIYSKGGPVRQAKLNNELQAISKLPLLIGMDAEWGLSMRLDSTYAFPWNMTLGAIKDPKLIERAGKHIGEHCKRVGVHFNFAPVVDINTNPNNPIIGNRSFGEDRNNVTEKALAFMKGMQGAGVLANAKHFPGHGDTDSDSHKTLPTISFNEKRIDSIELYPYKELIKNGLSSVMVAHLNVPSLESREGYPSSLSKHIVSDILKDRLEFKGLIYTDALNMKGASNFAESGDIDLAAFKAGNDVLLISEDIPKGIAKIIEAFEKGDITEERLAHSVKKILKAKYKVGLNDYEPIGTHNLVKDLNRLKDDILYEELIENALTVVKNESDILPLQGLEKKKIAYVKMGDADGSTFLSELKKYAKVHEIKANSLDDLVTKLKNYNTVIVGFHKSNETPWKSHRFKNKELVWLYEIARTNTVLLSVFTKPYALLDLTSTENINNITVAYQNSNIAQQKTAQLMFGAIGAKGELPVSSGKDFKLGIGIKTNSLKRLGYTIPERVGINSKRLSKIDSVAEYAIKNKMTPGIQLLVARKGKVIYNKNFGKHTYDSNKKVKSSDLYDVASLTKILATLPLVMELEEKGSISLDSKLSQLLPDYKGTNKENVTLKRMLSHYARLRPWIPFYYNTIDSVSKRPNPKYYNSKKSNTFNIQVTNNLYLRSDYQDSIQETIKDSELLNRLRYRYSDLPYYILKKYVEDFYDTTLDKLVQSHFYESLGANYTTYNPRNKFSNTQIIPTEVDDYFRFQEVHGYVHDMGAAMQNGIGGHAGIFSNANDVAKIMQMYLQKGFYGGKRYFKPQTINKFNTCYYCNKNNRRGVGFDKPQIRDEGPTCGCLSKKSFGHSGFTGTYAWADPEEEIVYIFLANRTYPTPGKNLLLRENIRTEIQRLIYEAIDD; from the coding sequence ATGCGTATTTATATAACCTTAGTTATTACTCTTTTGTTTTCAAATATTATTTTTGGACAAGAGACTAAAGACCCTCTACTAGCTAAAGACACATTACTACAACAAAAATGGGTAGATAGTATATATACTAATATGAGTCTACAAGAAAAAGTTGGACAGTTATATATGCTTCAAGTATTTTCTAATCAAGATGCAGCCACTAAGGCAGCAACTATTAAGCTTATAAAAAATAATCATATTGGCGGCTTAATTTATTCTAAAGGAGGACCTGTTCGTCAAGCAAAACTTAATAACGAATTACAAGCAATATCTAAATTACCTCTATTAATTGGTATGGATGCTGAATGGGGTTTAAGTATGAGATTAGATTCTACATATGCATTCCCTTGGAATATGACACTAGGGGCGATTAAAGATCCTAAATTAATTGAAAGGGCAGGAAAACATATAGGTGAACATTGTAAGCGTGTTGGAGTACACTTTAATTTTGCACCTGTTGTAGATATTAATACGAACCCTAATAATCCAATTATAGGAAATCGTTCTTTTGGAGAAGATAGAAATAATGTTACAGAAAAAGCATTAGCATTTATGAAAGGAATGCAAGGAGCAGGTGTTTTAGCAAATGCGAAACATTTTCCTGGGCATGGTGATACAGATTCTGATTCCCATAAAACTTTACCAACTATAAGTTTTAATGAAAAACGAATTGATTCTATTGAGTTATATCCATACAAGGAATTAATTAAAAATGGATTGTCGAGTGTAATGGTAGCACATTTAAATGTTCCTAGTTTAGAATCTAGAGAAGGATATCCGTCATCACTTTCAAAACATATAGTTTCGGATATTTTAAAAGATAGATTAGAGTTTAAGGGACTTATTTATACAGATGCTCTAAACATGAAAGGAGCTTCAAATTTTGCAGAATCAGGAGATATAGATTTAGCAGCTTTTAAAGCAGGGAATGATGTATTATTAATTTCTGAAGACATTCCAAAAGGGATTGCTAAAATAATTGAAGCTTTTGAAAAAGGGGATATTACAGAAGAGCGTTTAGCTCATTCAGTTAAAAAAATATTGAAAGCAAAATATAAAGTTGGGTTAAATGACTATGAGCCAATTGGAACTCATAATTTAGTTAAAGACTTAAATCGTTTAAAAGATGATATTCTTTATGAAGAGCTTATAGAAAATGCATTAACCGTTGTTAAAAATGAAAGTGATATTTTGCCATTACAGGGTTTAGAGAAAAAGAAAATTGCTTATGTAAAAATGGGAGATGCAGATGGCTCAACATTTTTATCAGAACTTAAAAAATATGCTAAAGTTCACGAAATAAAAGCAAACTCGTTAGATGACCTAGTAACGAAATTAAAAAATTATAATACAGTTATTGTAGGTTTTCATAAATCTAATGAAACTCCATGGAAATCTCATAGATTTAAAAATAAAGAGTTGGTTTGGCTATATGAAATAGCCAGAACAAATACTGTACTTTTAAGTGTATTTACTAAACCTTATGCTTTATTAGATTTAACATCTACTGAAAATATAAATAATATTACAGTAGCTTATCAAAATAGTAATATAGCTCAGCAAAAAACTGCACAGTTAATGTTTGGAGCAATTGGAGCAAAAGGAGAATTGCCTGTAAGTTCTGGTAAAGATTTTAAATTGGGTATTGGTATCAAAACAAATTCTTTAAAACGTTTAGGGTATACAATACCAGAACGTGTTGGTATAAACTCAAAGCGATTGAGTAAAATTGATTCTGTAGCTGAATATGCTATAAAGAATAAAATGACACCAGGAATACAATTATTAGTTGCTAGAAAAGGAAAGGTAATTTATAATAAAAATTTTGGTAAACATACATATGATTCAAATAAGAAGGTGAAATCTTCAGATTTGTATGATGTAGCTTCTTTAACTAAAATTTTAGCGACATTACCATTAGTAATGGAATTAGAAGAAAAAGGGAGTATTTCATTAGATAGCAAATTATCTCAATTGTTACCAGATTATAAAGGCACAAATAAAGAAAATGTAACGCTAAAGCGTATGTTATCTCATTATGCGCGATTAAGACCATGGATACCCTTTTATTATAATACAATAGATTCTGTTTCTAAACGCCCAAACCCTAAATATTATAATTCTAAAAAAAGTAATACTTTTAACATACAAGTTACCAATAATTTATATTTAAGATCAGATTATCAAGATTCAATTCAAGAAACAATTAAAGATAGTGAGCTTTTAAATAGGTTACGATATAGATATAGTGATTTGCCTTATTACATTCTTAAAAAATATGTAGAAGATTTTTATGATACAACTTTAGATAAATTAGTCCAAAGTCATTTTTATGAATCTTTAGGAGCAAATTATACGACATATAATCCAAGAAATAAATTTAGTAATACTCAAATTATCCCTACAGAAGTTGATGATTATTTTCGATTTCAAGAAGTACATGGATATGTACACGATATGGGTGCTGCAATGCAAAATGGAATAGGAGGGCATGCAGGAATATTTAGTAATGCTAACGATGTTGCAAAAATAATGCAGATGTATTTACAAAAAGGGTTTTATGGTGGAAAACGCTATTTTAAACCACAAACAATAAATAAATTTAACACGTGTTATTATTGTAATAAAAATAATAGGAGAGGTGTTGGGTTTGATAAACCTCAGATTAGAGATGAAGGGCCTACTTGTGGGTGCTTGTCTAAAAAGAGTTTTGGACATTCTGGGTTTACCGGTACTTATGCTTGGGCTGACCCTGAAGAAGAAATTGTATATATTTTTTTAGCAAATAGAACCTATCCAACCCCAGGTAAAAATTTATTATTAAGAGAGAATATTAGAACGGAAATTCAAAGATTAATTTATGAAGCTATAGATGATTAA
- a CDS encoding ABC transporter ATPase produces MLVDFNILPETSRVWIYQCNRSLSENEIKEIKSRLDVFIENWTAHGSDLQSGYNVKYKRFIIIGLNQNLNKATGCSIDASVHFIQQLEKDFNIDLMDKMNVSYKQGEFIAYKPLTEFRKMAKEKAVSKNTIVFNNLVTNKAEFLENWEVPAKDSWHSRFLN; encoded by the coding sequence ATGCTTGTAGATTTTAATATATTACCTGAGACTTCTAGAGTTTGGATATATCAATGTAATCGTTCATTATCTGAAAATGAAATAAAAGAAATTAAATCAAGATTAGATGTGTTTATTGAAAATTGGACTGCTCATGGAAGTGATTTACAATCAGGTTATAATGTTAAGTATAAGAGATTTATAATAATTGGTTTGAATCAAAACTTGAATAAAGCAACTGGATGTTCTATAGATGCTTCAGTACATTTTATTCAACAACTAGAGAAAGATTTCAATATCGATTTAATGGATAAAATGAATGTTTCCTATAAACAAGGCGAATTCATTGCTTATAAACCATTGACCGAGTTTAGAAAGATGGCTAAAGAAAAAGCTGTATCAAAAAACACTATAGTGTTTAACAACTTGGTAACCAATAAAGCTGAATTTTTAGAAAACTGGGAAGTTCCAGCTAAAGATAGTTGGCATAGTCGTTTTTTAAATTAA
- a CDS encoding (Fe-S)-binding protein has protein sequence MSDALKVPTMAEFMAQGKQPEVLFWTGCAGSFDDRAKKITKAFVKLLNKANVEFAVLGTEESCTGDPAKRAGNEFLFQMQAVTNIEVMNAYEIKKIVTACPHCFNTIKNEYPSLGGNYEVVHHTQFLKSLLDDGRLTVEGGQFKGKRITFHDPCYLGRANNVYEAPRDLIRKLEAELVEMKNCRKNGLCCGAGGAQMFKEPEQGDKDVNVERTEQALDIKPEIIAAGCPFCNTMMTDGVKAKEKENNVAVMDIAELIANAQDL, from the coding sequence ATGAGTGATGCATTAAAAGTGCCAACAATGGCAGAATTTATGGCTCAAGGAAAACAACCTGAAGTATTATTTTGGACAGGTTGTGCTGGTAGTTTTGATGATAGAGCTAAAAAAATAACGAAAGCATTTGTAAAGCTTTTAAATAAAGCTAATGTAGAGTTTGCAGTTTTAGGGACAGAAGAAAGTTGTACAGGAGATCCTGCAAAGCGAGCTGGAAACGAATTTTTGTTTCAAATGCAAGCCGTAACCAATATTGAGGTTATGAACGCTTATGAAATAAAAAAAATTGTAACTGCTTGCCCACATTGTTTTAATACTATTAAAAACGAATACCCTTCATTGGGAGGTAATTATGAGGTAGTACATCATACACAATTCTTAAAAAGCTTGTTAGATGATGGTCGTTTAACAGTTGAAGGAGGGCAATTTAAAGGGAAACGTATTACATTTCATGACCCCTGTTATTTAGGACGTGCAAATAATGTTTATGAAGCTCCTAGAGATTTAATTCGTAAATTAGAGGCAGAGTTGGTTGAAATGAAAAACTGTCGTAAAAATGGATTATGTTGTGGTGCAGGCGGTGCTCAAATGTTTAAAGAACCAGAACAAGGAGATAAAGATGTTAATGTAGAACGTACAGAGCAAGCTTTAGATATTAAACCAGAAATTATAGCTGCAGGCTGTCCATTTTGTAATACAATGATGACAGATGGTGTTAAAGCTAAAGAAAAAGAAAATAATGTAGCTGTAATGGATATAGCAGAACTTATAGCTAATGCTCAAGATTTATAA
- a CDS encoding phosphoheptose isomerase, translated as MSKKDVNKLLQDKIVDGEKISPMLPENVKNYLIDIDGTIGEDIPNEEPERMLTAEVYSDALITCNKWYDQGHIICFFTSRTEDHREYTEIWLKKHGFKYHSLLMGKPRGGNYHWIDNHLVKATQYKGKFTDLVDKKVTIQVFDDGK; from the coding sequence ATGAGTAAAAAAGATGTAAATAAATTATTGCAAGACAAAATAGTTGATGGCGAAAAAATCAGCCCTATGTTACCTGAAAATGTAAAAAATTATCTTATAGATATTGACGGTACCATTGGAGAAGATATTCCAAATGAAGAACCAGAACGTATGCTAACAGCTGAAGTATATTCAGATGCGTTAATAACATGTAATAAATGGTATGATCAAGGCCATATTATTTGTTTTTTTACTTCTAGAACAGAAGATCATAGAGAGTATACAGAGATTTGGCTTAAAAAGCATGGATTTAAATATCATAGTTTATTGATGGGTAAACCTAGAGGTGGTAATTACCATTGGATAGATAATCATTTAGTAAAAGCTACTCAATATAAAGGTAAGTTTACAGATTTAGTGGATAAAAAAGTAACCATTCAAGTATTTGATGATGGTAAATAA